A part of Pararhizobium sp. A13 genomic DNA contains:
- a CDS encoding DUF882 domain-containing protein: protein MQNLFGFKKPNGSVITRFCAAVAHKMPRVLASLLIATAMVTPGMAPPVEAAGQTRTLKLYFIHTQEKASITFKRNGRYDAKGLQEINRFLRDWRRNEPTKMDPRLLDLVWEVYQKSGSHDYIHVVSAYRSPATNGMLRSRSKGVAKKSQHMLGKAMDFYLPDVKLKNLREIGMKFQVGGVGYYPTSGSPFVHMDVGGVRAWPRMSRNELARLFPDGKTMHVPSDGKPLPGYELAVADYKRRVGASAIEVAGGGAKGPGDKDTKRKGNLFAMLFGGGDEDEEPNAIASGELEGADEQPAAKAKVTEVAVAEAEQALPGVDGSQQSAEKEVAAPVPGSRPAFKDVPADAGVQTALVAPTTETAQEAWAAALPEPAAAEGEYADLNGYKIPVPQMLGKRGLNGDAGSDTLMASTDPNAAVLGEDVAALGFVPVPAMRPADEASLMAVADANVVVPSFAERTEPQPQAVAEAQQPVDAVAEAQTRVALAQPTPQERPIELAAYVPPSGAETRAAIFEDAFDANAEAAPAKGKRPNKQEADAATRSSVRTEPKLTQQIISNWALSNGRMATLSKPVKAPRFVSKSLRASPTTVYSAGFSNEAVSVDTARFSGSAVNFLEVKKFSTN, encoded by the coding sequence TTGCAAAATTTGTTCGGATTCAAGAAGCCTAACGGCTCCGTGATAACCCGCTTTTGCGCTGCAGTGGCCCACAAGATGCCGCGTGTCCTCGCATCGCTCCTGATCGCAACCGCAATGGTCACGCCCGGCATGGCTCCGCCGGTCGAGGCGGCTGGCCAGACCCGGACACTCAAACTCTATTTTATCCACACCCAGGAAAAGGCGTCGATCACGTTCAAGCGCAATGGTCGCTATGATGCCAAGGGCCTGCAGGAGATCAATCGTTTCCTGCGCGACTGGCGCCGTAACGAACCGACCAAGATGGACCCGCGGCTTCTCGATCTCGTCTGGGAAGTCTACCAGAAGAGCGGTTCGCACGATTATATCCACGTGGTTTCCGCCTACCGTTCGCCGGCCACCAACGGCATGCTGCGGTCGCGCTCCAAGGGCGTGGCCAAGAAGAGCCAGCATATGCTCGGCAAGGCGATGGATTTCTATCTGCCCGACGTCAAGCTGAAGAATCTGCGCGAAATCGGCATGAAGTTCCAGGTCGGCGGTGTCGGTTATTATCCGACCTCGGGTTCGCCTTTCGTGCACATGGATGTCGGCGGCGTTCGCGCCTGGCCGCGCATGAGCCGCAACGAACTCGCCCGCCTCTTCCCGGACGGCAAGACCATGCACGTGCCTTCCGATGGCAAGCCGCTGCCAGGGTATGAGCTGGCCGTGGCCGATTACAAGCGTCGCGTCGGCGCCAGCGCCATTGAAGTGGCAGGTGGTGGCGCCAAGGGACCGGGCGACAAGGATACCAAGCGTAAGGGCAACCTGTTCGCCATGCTGTTTGGCGGCGGCGACGAAGACGAAGAGCCCAATGCAATTGCCAGCGGCGAACTGGAAGGCGCGGATGAGCAGCCGGCCGCCAAGGCCAAGGTCACTGAAGTTGCTGTTGCCGAGGCCGAGCAGGCTCTTCCTGGTGTCGATGGCTCGCAACAGTCCGCGGAGAAGGAAGTGGCCGCTCCGGTTCCTGGCTCAAGACCGGCCTTCAAGGATGTGCCGGCGGACGCCGGCGTCCAGACCGCGCTGGTTGCGCCGACCACGGAAACGGCGCAGGAGGCCTGGGCTGCGGCTCTGCCTGAACCGGCCGCAGCCGAAGGCGAATATGCCGATCTGAACGGCTACAAGATTCCGGTGCCGCAGATGCTTGGCAAGCGCGGCCTGAATGGCGATGCCGGCAGCGACACGCTGATGGCCTCGACCGATCCGAATGCCGCGGTGCTGGGCGAGGATGTCGCAGCGCTTGGTTTTGTCCCCGTGCCGGCCATGCGCCCGGCAGACGAGGCCTCGCTGATGGCCGTCGCCGACGCCAATGTCGTCGTGCCCTCCTTTGCGGAACGGACCGAGCCGCAGCCACAGGCCGTCGCCGAGGCGCAGCAGCCGGTTGACGCGGTTGCCGAGGCGCAGACACGCGTGGCGCTCGCGCAGCCGACGCCGCAGGAGCGGCCTATCGAATTGGCCGCCTACGTACCGCCGTCGGGTGCTGAAACACGCGCAGCGATCTTCGAGGATGCCTTCGATGCGAATGCGGAGGCGGCGCCCGCCAAGGGCAAACGTCCGAACAAGCAGGAGGCAGATGCGGCCACCCGTTCGTCGGTCCGCACCGAACCGAAGCTGACCCAGCAGATCATTTCCAACTGGGCGCTGTCGAACGGCCGCATGGCAACCTTGTCCAAGCCGGTCAAGGCGCCGCGCTTCGTCAGCAAGTCGCTGCGCGCCTCGCCGACGACGGTCTATTCGGCTGGTTTCTCGAACGAAGCCGTTTCCGTGGACACGGCACGGTTCAGCGGGAGTGCGGTCAATTTCCTGGAAGTGAAGAAGTTCAGCACGAACTGA
- a CDS encoding N-formylglutamate amidohydrolase yields MRETSPFEIIEGNNAAGLVLLADHATNRLPPEYGRLGLPESAFERHIAYDIGVEALVRRLAARLDVPAVLSRFSRLLIDPNRGEDDPTLIMKISDGAVIPGNHPISSEEWESRLNRFHRPYHRAVSETVAAVGSASGKAPLVISIHSYTPAWKGVPRPWHAAVLWDSDPRAVSPLIEALETSGDVLVGNNEPYDGALRGDTMFRHCMETGLAHALIEVRQDLIGDDIGVAEWEARLGPIFAGLNERPELHEIRRYPSRTGPYEHG; encoded by the coding sequence ATGCGGGAAACATCACCATTCGAGATCATTGAGGGGAACAATGCCGCCGGGCTGGTGCTTCTGGCGGATCATGCCACAAACCGGCTGCCGCCGGAATATGGCAGGCTCGGCCTTCCCGAAAGCGCCTTCGAGCGCCACATCGCCTACGATATCGGCGTCGAGGCGCTGGTCCGCCGGCTCGCCGCCCGGCTTGACGTTCCCGCAGTCCTCAGCCGCTTTTCGCGGCTTTTGATCGATCCGAACCGGGGCGAGGACGATCCGACGCTGATCATGAAGATCTCCGATGGCGCCGTCATTCCCGGCAATCATCCCATCTCGTCGGAAGAATGGGAAAGCCGCCTCAACCGCTTTCACCGGCCCTATCACCGGGCCGTCTCGGAAACCGTCGCTGCGGTCGGGTCGGCAAGCGGCAAAGCGCCGCTGGTGATTTCCATTCATTCCTACACGCCCGCCTGGAAAGGCGTGCCCCGCCCCTGGCATGCTGCCGTCCTCTGGGACAGCGATCCGCGCGCGGTCAGTCCCTTGATCGAGGCGCTGGAAACGTCGGGCGATGTTCTTGTCGGCAACAACGAGCCCTATGACGGCGCCCTGCGTGGCGATACGATGTTCCGTCACTGCATGGAAACAGGACTCGCTCACGCGCTGATCGAGGTCCGGCAGGACCTGATTGGCGACGACATCGGCGTGGCGGAATGGGAGGCGCGGCTTGGGCCGATCTTCGCCGGCTTGAACGAACGCCCTGAATTGCACGAAATCAGGCGATATCCTTCCCGCACCGGGCCTTATGAACACGGCTGA
- a CDS encoding DUF1244 domain-containing protein, whose translation MTELTPQQQLEFEAAAFRRLVAHLRERSDVQNIDLMNLAGFCRNCLSNWYRDAANAAGVPMDKDQSREIVYGMPYEEWRSLYQREASDEKKAAFEASKPPA comes from the coding sequence ATGACCGAATTGACGCCACAACAGCAGCTGGAATTCGAAGCAGCCGCCTTCCGCCGCCTCGTCGCCCATCTGCGCGAACGCAGCGATGTTCAGAACATCGACCTTATGAACCTCGCCGGTTTCTGCCGCAACTGCCTGTCCAACTGGTATCGCGATGCCGCCAATGCCGCCGGCGTGCCGATGGACAAGGACCAGTCACGCGAGATCGTCTACGGCATGCCCTATGAAGAATGGCGATCGCTTTACCAGCGAGAGGCCTCCGACGAAAAGAAGGCCGCCTTCGAAGCGAGCAAGCCTCCTGCATAA
- a CDS encoding sigma-54 dependent transcriptional regulator, with product MTSQILVIDDDPVQRRLLTNMIERLGHIAHLADNGRSGLELLERKRGLISVILLDLMMPEMNGHGFLEAIAERGIDTPVIVQTGQGGIETVVLAMQAGAFDFVVKPVSPERLNVAITNALKMDHRESRGRVSKRSRSGAVGFEDVVSASPAMIRVLDLARRAAQSNIPIVLEGESGVGKEMVARAIQHASERAGKPFVTVNCGAIPHNLVESILFGHEKGAFTGATEKHSGKFADADGGTLFLDEIGDLPVEVQVKLLRAVQQGEIETIGARHPQKVNVRLISATNKDLINEVREGRFREDLYYRLNVFPIAIPALRKRKEDIPVLVRTFVERFALEQRLATPLSVSSGAMALLTAYDWPGNIRQLENAIFRAVVLAEGAELTVKDFPQIATQIPGYVVAEKSGFTWEETGPSRTPLVEADYLPSVYPHFVASEKAEARNAVADHPSENAIASVDDGGNVRKLAEVEEELIRFALKFYRGQMSQVARKLGIGRSTLYRKLKDYGINPDDPFSEAA from the coding sequence ATGACATCCCAAATTCTCGTCATCGACGATGATCCGGTCCAGCGCCGGCTGCTGACGAACATGATCGAACGCCTCGGCCATATCGCCCATCTCGCCGACAACGGCCGCAGTGGTCTTGAACTGCTGGAACGCAAGCGCGGCCTGATCAGCGTCATCCTGCTCGATCTGATGATGCCGGAAATGAACGGCCATGGGTTCCTCGAAGCGATCGCCGAGCGCGGCATCGATACGCCGGTCATCGTGCAGACGGGGCAGGGCGGCATCGAGACGGTCGTTCTCGCCATGCAGGCCGGCGCCTTCGATTTCGTCGTCAAGCCGGTTTCGCCCGAACGCCTCAACGTTGCGATCACCAACGCGCTGAAGATGGACCACCGCGAAAGCCGTGGCCGCGTGTCGAAGCGGTCGCGCAGCGGTGCCGTCGGTTTCGAGGATGTGGTTTCGGCAAGCCCTGCCATGATCCGGGTGCTCGATCTCGCGCGCCGGGCCGCGCAGTCGAATATTCCGATCGTGCTCGAAGGTGAATCCGGTGTCGGCAAGGAAATGGTCGCCCGTGCCATCCAGCACGCCAGCGAGCGCGCCGGCAAGCCGTTCGTCACCGTCAACTGCGGCGCCATCCCGCACAATCTGGTCGAAAGCATTCTCTTCGGCCATGAGAAGGGCGCCTTTACCGGCGCCACCGAAAAGCATTCCGGCAAGTTCGCCGATGCCGATGGCGGCACGCTGTTCCTGGACGAGATCGGCGACCTGCCGGTGGAGGTGCAGGTGAAACTGCTGCGCGCGGTTCAGCAGGGCGAGATCGAGACGATTGGCGCGCGCCATCCGCAGAAGGTCAATGTCAGGTTGATTTCCGCGACCAACAAGGACCTGATCAACGAAGTGCGCGAAGGCCGCTTCCGCGAAGACCTGTATTACCGGCTGAACGTCTTTCCCATCGCCATTCCGGCATTGCGCAAGCGCAAGGAAGACATTCCGGTTCTGGTGCGCACCTTTGTTGAGCGTTTCGCACTGGAACAGCGGCTTGCGACTCCGCTCTCCGTCTCCAGTGGGGCAATGGCATTGCTCACCGCCTATGATTGGCCGGGCAATATCCGCCAGCTGGAGAACGCCATCTTCCGGGCGGTCGTGCTTGCCGAGGGAGCCGAACTGACGGTCAAGGATTTCCCGCAGATCGCCACGCAGATTCCCGGCTACGTCGTCGCCGAGAAGTCTGGCTTCACATGGGAAGAGACCGGGCCGTCAAGAACGCCGTTGGTCGAAGCCGACTACCTGCCATCGGTCTATCCGCATTTCGTCGCTAGCGAGAAGGCGGAAGCGCGAAATGCCGTTGCGGATCATCCGTCTGAAAACGCGATTGCGAGCGTCGATGATGGCGGAAATGTGCGCAAGCTGGCCGAAGTGGAAGAGGAACTGATTCGTTTTGCGCTCAAGTTCTACCGTGGGCAGATGAGCCAGGTGGCCCGAAAACTGGGAATTGGAAGGTCGACATTGTACCGTAAACTCAAGGATTATGGCATTAATCCGGACGATCCGTTCAGTGAGGCCGCATAA
- a CDS encoding DUF2312 domain-containing protein yields MSDAHGVARDQLRSFIERIERLEEEKKTIADDIKDVYGEAKGTGFDTKILKKVIAIRKQDKDERMEQEAILDTYLAALGMIDAPEAE; encoded by the coding sequence ATGTCGGATGCCCATGGCGTCGCCCGCGATCAGCTTCGCTCTTTCATCGAGCGGATCGAGCGGCTGGAAGAAGAAAAAAAGACCATCGCGGATGACATCAAGGATGTATATGGCGAGGCGAAGGGAACCGGCTTCGATACGAAGATCCTGAAAAAAGTCATCGCGATCCGCAAGCAGGACAAGGACGAGCGCATGGAACAGGAAGCCATCCTCGACACCTACCTTGCAGCGCTCGGCATGATCGACGCACCGGAAGCCGAATAA